AGGTCGAAAAACTCTATCTCGCCCTGGCCGAAGGCAGGATCGCCGACAGCTCCGGCAAGATCGACATGCCCATTCAAAGATCGGTCCGCAACAGACTCCGGATGAGCACGGGCCCCGAAGGAAAGGAGGCAGTGACGGTCTTTCGCGTCCTGTGGCGCAGGGGGGGGTATTCGTTCGTGGAATGCCGGATACCCACGGGCCGCACTCACCAGATAAGAGTCCACATGAGCCGCCTGGGGCATCCCCTCGACGGCGACTCCCTGTACGGCGCGTCAAAGAAGAGCGCCCGGAGATTAGGCAGGGTCTTTCTGCACTCCTGGAGGCTCTCATTCCGTCACCCGTTCACAGGAGCAAACTCCTCCTTCACCTGCCCTCTGCCGGAAGAACTGACCGCACGGCTTCGGGAGATTCTCTCCAAAGATCGGGGCTGACCTGTACCGTCCTCGGATTTGTGTAGGTGACGAGTGCGATGGCGCCGCCAGGCACGGACCTCACGTACTTACGCTCGGTGTAATCGACCTGCGCTTTCGTCGAGAGCCTCGCCTTGCTGAACCAGGCTGCGAGAGAGGCAGCCAGCAAAATCACCGCTTCGGTATAGTCCTCCCTTCCGTCGATCCTCTTGACTATCACGTGCGCTCCGGGGATCTCGTGAACGTGGAACCACAGGTCCTCCGGGGACGCGACCCTGAAGGTCACATGCCTGTTTCCCCTCGCATTCAGGCCGACGTAGAACTCGCAGCCTGCGTGAGAGAAGCGGATATGCGGCGGAAACTTTTCCTTTTTCCTCCCGGAGCGGCCTTTTTTCGAAGGAGTCAACCAGTCGAGGGTGTCCTTTATCGCCTCGGCCAGAAGGCCCGTATCCTCGATGGACTCGAGGGCGTCCATCTGATCCTCGAGCTCCGCCACCCCTCGGCTCAGCGCGGTTATCCTCTTATGAACGGCCTCCAGGTCTATCTTGCTCTTCCTGTACTTTTTAAAGTACTTCTCGGCATTCGCCGCCGGGGACAGCTTCTCGTCGAGGCCGATCACTACATTTTTCCCGGACTCGTAATCGACAAGGGACACCTCTTTGCATCCGCGCGGAACCAGGTGGAGAGAGGTCAGCAGAAGCTCGCCGTATTTCCTGAACTCCTCCCCCCGCTCGGACAGCGAGACCTGGTTCTCAAGTCCGTCGATATGCCTCCTTCGGCTCTTTATCTCCCTTTCAAGTGCCTTTCCGACCGCTACCAGCTCCTTTTTCCTGTGGGCGGAGAAAAGGACGCTCGAGGCCTCCTTGCCGCAATACCGAAGAAGATCCCCGTTTATCGGCACCGCATCAAGAAGAGGGACGGGGAAGGCGGTAATATACTTTCCGATTCTCTGCAGCAGAATCGGACTTGGAGGATCGCCTTCGTCGAAAAGAGCGCGAAGGGCGGCATTAAGCCGTGACGGGCAAAGGCCCAAAAATGTCCGCGTCAAGGCCTCGACAAGGGTTCTGCCGACCCCCTTCAACTTCCAGACCTCGTCCGCCGAGGCGAGAAGAGTATCATCCGACCAGGGCTCGCCCTTCAACGGCGGAGGGGGGGTGTAAGGCAGGCCGGGAAGGACGGTCCTGTAGCGGTTGACGTCCGCGTGAATGTGCTTCGCCGCGTCCAGGACGGTCTTTTCGTCGTCGATCAAAATAAGATTTGAGTTCCTGCCCGTCCCCTCGAACAGGAGGGAGGACTCGACGGAAAAACCGGCCCCCACGACCCTGTCAAACCGCAGCTCGAGGATGCGATCGTTGAAAAGCTGCACGGCTGAACACAATGAGGCATTCAGCAGATTCTTCTTAAGGGCCTCGCCGAACGAGGACCTCGTGCCCCTCGTCCGCCTCAGGGCATCGACAGTCTCGTCCGCAATTATGCCGAGTCCGTAATTCTCCGCGTGCCAGGAGATGAAAAGCCACTCTCCACCGCCCATCCTCAAGGCAGCCCATACCTCTCCCGTCTCAATCCTGTACACCCTGGACGGCAGTACTCGCCTGTTAAACTCCCGTGAAATAACCGTCAACAGCTCGGGCCCGAATGACATGCTCATCGCTCCATCCCGTATGATCTCTCCAAGTGCAAGAGTATATCATTTCGTCAACTCCGGCGGGGGAGAGACCGAATGTTCGGAGGCGATCGATGAAAATGGGTGTTTTCACGAGCGCTTCCCGATAATATTTTACAACCTCGCCGCCGACGCCCTTGACAAACGAGCCCACGCTGAT
This DNA window, taken from Synergistaceae bacterium, encodes the following:
- a CDS encoding fibronectin-binding domain-containing protein → MSMSFGPELLTVISREFNRRVLPSRVYRIETGEVWAALRMGGGEWLFISWHAENYGLGIIADETVDALRRTRGTRSSFGEALKKNLLNASLCSAVQLFNDRILELRFDRVVGAGFSVESSLLFEGTGRNSNLILIDDEKTVLDAAKHIHADVNRYRTVLPGLPYTPPPPLKGEPWSDDTLLASADEVWKLKGVGRTLVEALTRTFLGLCPSRLNAALRALFDEGDPPSPILLQRIGKYITAFPVPLLDAVPINGDLLRYCGKEASSVLFSAHRKKELVAVGKALEREIKSRRRHIDGLENQVSLSERGEEFRKYGELLLTSLHLVPRGCKEVSLVDYESGKNVVIGLDEKLSPAANAEKYFKKYRKSKIDLEAVHKRITALSRGVAELEDQMDALESIEDTGLLAEAIKDTLDWLTPSKKGRSGRKKEKFPPHIRFSHAGCEFYVGLNARGNRHVTFRVASPEDLWFHVHEIPGAHVIVKRIDGREDYTEAVILLAASLAAWFSKARLSTKAQVDYTERKYVRSVPGGAIALVTYTNPRTVQVSPDLWRESPEAVRSVLPAEGR